In Streptomyces violaceusniger Tu 4113, one DNA window encodes the following:
- a CDS encoding nuclear transport factor 2 family protein, producing MTQYETAVARYFEAWNATGPEARAKAIAAAWIEDGGYTDPLAEARGHEQLAAVIAGAREQFPGHEFRLTGAVDGHHDMARFCWELVSTADGSAPVAATDVITLAEDGRIRSVLGFLDRVPTTG from the coding sequence ATGACGCAGTACGAAACCGCCGTCGCCCGCTACTTCGAGGCGTGGAACGCCACCGGCCCCGAGGCCCGCGCCAAGGCCATCGCCGCCGCCTGGATCGAGGACGGCGGCTACACCGACCCGCTGGCCGAGGCGCGGGGCCATGAGCAGCTCGCCGCCGTCATCGCCGGGGCCCGGGAGCAGTTCCCCGGCCATGAGTTCCGGCTCACCGGCGCCGTGGACGGCCACCACGACATGGCCCGCTTCTGCTGGGAGCTGGTCTCCACGGCCGACGGCTCCGCCCCGGTCGCGGCGACCGATGTGATCACCCTGGCCGAGGACGGCCGGATCCGCTCCGTCCTCGGCTTCCTGGACCGGGTCCCTACGACCGGCTGA
- a CDS encoding PP2C family protein-serine/threonine phosphatase → MRVSPDLIRIGGETRSSRALFALPLVIILAVTVTDLYTPASVHLGPFLIAAPAITASFAGAGGTAAIGALAVAAQVLIGVLHGGLMTANHQAQIIALIVISGLVTSFRYVTDRHRRKLSQVRTVAVAAQEVLLRPLPERIGELRIASLYLAADEEAQIGGDLYAAVRTEGATRLVIGDVRGKGMAAIGDAAVLIGAFRGSAYRNLSLPGIVAHLDNAMCWHWHHSAGGERNVLESFVTAVVLDVYDDGPVAGMVNCGHPPPLLLHKGEVATLDVRDPAVPLGLEVLAKRDYPVEMFRFEYGDVLVLYTDGVVEARDGSGAFYPLPERLAAWKGGSPQALVDYLHADLLRHTGGVVNDDAAIVVIVRCA, encoded by the coding sequence ATGCGCGTTTCGCCGGACCTCATCCGTATCGGTGGGGAAACGCGGTCGAGCCGGGCGCTGTTCGCCCTCCCGCTCGTGATCATCCTGGCGGTCACGGTGACCGACTTGTACACGCCGGCCTCCGTCCACCTCGGCCCCTTTCTGATCGCGGCCCCCGCGATCACCGCCTCCTTCGCGGGCGCGGGCGGAACCGCCGCCATCGGAGCCCTCGCCGTGGCGGCACAGGTCCTCATCGGTGTGTTGCACGGCGGTCTGATGACCGCCAACCACCAGGCGCAGATCATCGCCCTGATCGTGATCTCGGGGCTGGTGACGAGCTTCCGCTATGTCACCGACCGGCACCGGCGCAAGCTGAGCCAGGTGCGTACGGTGGCCGTGGCGGCGCAGGAGGTGCTGTTGCGGCCGCTGCCCGAACGGATCGGGGAGCTGAGGATCGCCTCCCTCTATCTCGCGGCCGACGAGGAGGCGCAGATCGGCGGTGATCTGTACGCGGCCGTCCGCACCGAGGGGGCGACCCGGCTGGTCATCGGGGACGTACGGGGAAAAGGGATGGCCGCGATCGGCGACGCCGCCGTGCTGATCGGGGCCTTCCGGGGGTCCGCGTACCGCAACCTCTCGCTGCCTGGCATCGTCGCCCATTTGGACAACGCCATGTGCTGGCACTGGCACCACAGCGCCGGTGGTGAGCGGAATGTCCTGGAGTCCTTTGTGACCGCCGTGGTGCTGGACGTCTACGACGACGGCCCGGTGGCCGGGATGGTGAACTGCGGACACCCTCCACCACTGCTGCTGCACAAGGGCGAGGTCGCGACGCTGGACGTGCGCGACCCCGCGGTGCCACTGGGCCTGGAGGTGCTGGCGAAGCGGGACTACCCGGTCGAGATGTTCCGCTTCGAGTACGGCGATGTTCTGGTGCTGTACACCGACGGGGTCGTCGAGGCCCGGGACGGCAGCGGCGCCTTCTATCCGCTCCCGGAGCGGCTCGCGGCCTGGAAGGGCGGCAGCCCCCAGGCGCTGGTGGACTATCTCCACGCCGATCTGCTCCGGCATACCGGAGGGGTCGTCAACGACGACGCGGCCATCGTGGTGATCGTCCGCTGCGCCTGA
- a CDS encoding anti-sigma factor yields the protein MTRADLHTLTGAYAVHALSGRELAEFERHLAVCDACRQEVRELRETAAKLAVATALTPPPTMKDDVMRRIATVRQEPPRVAAREARESHAGPRRRTGRRALNFALAACVAAAVAFGGAAVWQYRQASDARDTARRSEQRVTQAQEVTQVLAAPDARSRSGRMTDGSTGTVVVSRGLNRAVFLASGLPEPPAGRIYQLWLSDGGTMRPAGLMDSSGASVAAVLSGAVGKASAMGVTVEPAGGSKAPTSDPLVLLTFPSA from the coding sequence ATGACCAGAGCGGATCTGCACACCTTGACCGGGGCCTACGCGGTGCACGCCCTGTCGGGGCGGGAGTTGGCCGAGTTCGAGCGGCATCTGGCGGTCTGCGACGCCTGCCGTCAGGAGGTACGGGAGCTGCGCGAGACGGCGGCGAAGCTGGCGGTGGCCACGGCCCTGACCCCGCCCCCGACGATGAAGGACGATGTGATGCGGCGGATCGCCACGGTCCGCCAGGAGCCGCCCCGGGTGGCGGCACGGGAGGCCCGGGAGTCCCATGCCGGTCCCCGGCGGCGCACCGGGCGGCGGGCGCTGAACTTCGCGCTGGCGGCCTGTGTGGCGGCGGCCGTCGCCTTCGGCGGGGCCGCGGTGTGGCAGTACCGGCAGGCGTCCGACGCCCGCGACACGGCCCGCCGCTCCGAGCAGCGGGTGACCCAGGCTCAGGAGGTGACCCAGGTGCTGGCCGCGCCCGACGCGCGCAGCCGCAGCGGCCGGATGACGGACGGCTCGACCGGCACGGTGGTGGTCTCGCGCGGGCTGAACAGGGCGGTGTTCCTCGCCTCGGGGCTGCCCGAGCCGCCCGCCGGGCGGATCTACCAGCTCTGGCTGAGCGACGGCGGCACCATGCGCCCGGCCGGGCTGATGGACTCCTCGGGTGCGAGCGTGGCGGCGGTCCTGAGCGGCGCGGTCGGCAAGGCGTCGGCCATGGGGGTGACGGTCGAGCCCGCCGGAGGGTCGAAGGCGCCGACGAGCGATCCGCTGGTCCTGCTGACGTTCCCCTCGGCGTGA
- a CDS encoding amino acid permease — MHDQPHSRRFGLPTATALVMGNIIGGGIFLLPASVAPFGTLSLLSFVVLTVGAIALALVFGRLAERDPRTGGPYVHARAAFGDFAGFLSAWSYWTMTWVSNAALAVAAVGYVHVLVPGHDSKGANLAVALLALWLPALANLAGTRWVGAVQLVSTVLKFIPLLFVAIVGLFFFDPHNLGSFNESGGSALGGVSAAAAILLYSYVGVESASMSAGEVRDPERNVGRASVLGTVGAAVVYLLGTVSVFGTVAHKDLVGSTAPFSDAVDAMFGGGWGPTLIALAAVVSIVGALNGWTLMSAQAPYAAARDGLFPAAFATRRRGVPTFGVIVGVLLASLLTVVNYTSGSSGLFEILVLITTFSATVPYLLAAGAQLYFLLSGRREQVRTGRFVRDLVLALAGFGFSFWLVAGAGYAAVYQGVLFLFAGVLVYVWMAARRTSRAEDAEATEGADPAEGAEPTEGADATEAVDVAAASPAAGSAVAAGSPAVAADSVA, encoded by the coding sequence ATGCACGACCAGCCCCACTCCCGCCGCTTCGGCCTGCCCACGGCGACCGCGCTCGTCATGGGAAACATCATCGGCGGCGGCATCTTTCTGCTGCCCGCCTCCGTCGCCCCGTTCGGCACCCTCAGCCTCCTTTCCTTCGTCGTCCTGACGGTGGGCGCCATCGCGCTCGCGCTGGTCTTCGGGCGGCTCGCGGAGCGCGACCCCCGCACCGGCGGGCCGTATGTGCACGCCCGCGCGGCCTTCGGCGACTTCGCCGGCTTTCTGTCGGCCTGGTCGTACTGGACGATGACCTGGGTGAGCAACGCGGCGCTCGCGGTGGCGGCGGTCGGCTATGTGCATGTGCTCGTCCCCGGCCATGACTCGAAGGGCGCGAACCTGGCCGTGGCGCTGCTGGCGCTCTGGCTCCCCGCGCTCGCCAACCTCGCGGGCACGCGCTGGGTGGGCGCGGTGCAACTCGTCTCCACCGTGCTGAAGTTCATCCCGCTGCTCTTCGTCGCCATCGTCGGCCTCTTCTTCTTCGACCCGCACAATCTCGGCTCGTTCAACGAGAGCGGCGGCAGCGCGCTCGGCGGCGTATCGGCGGCTGCCGCGATCCTGCTCTACAGCTACGTGGGCGTGGAGTCGGCCTCGATGAGCGCGGGCGAGGTCCGGGACCCGGAGCGCAATGTGGGGCGGGCGAGCGTGCTGGGCACGGTCGGCGCGGCCGTGGTCTATCTGCTCGGCACGGTGTCGGTCTTCGGCACCGTCGCCCACAAGGACCTGGTCGGCTCCACCGCCCCCTTCTCGGACGCGGTCGACGCGATGTTCGGCGGGGGCTGGGGCCCTACGCTGATCGCGCTCGCCGCCGTGGTGTCCATCGTCGGCGCGCTCAACGGCTGGACCCTGATGAGCGCGCAGGCCCCGTACGCGGCCGCACGGGACGGGCTCTTCCCGGCCGCGTTCGCCACCAGGCGGCGCGGGGTGCCGACCTTCGGCGTCATCGTCGGCGTGCTCCTGGCGTCCCTGCTCACCGTGGTCAACTACACCTCGGGTTCGAGCGGGCTCTTCGAGATCCTCGTGCTGATCACCACCTTCTCGGCGACGGTCCCCTATCTGCTGGCGGCGGGCGCGCAGCTCTACTTCCTGCTGTCCGGGCGCCGCGAGCAGGTGCGGACCGGGCGCTTCGTCCGGGACCTGGTGCTCGCGCTCGCGGGCTTCGGCTTCTCGTTCTGGCTGGTCGCGGGCGCCGGGTATGCGGCGGTGTACCAGGGCGTGCTGTTCCTGTTCGCCGGGGTGCTGGTGTACGTGTGGATGGCGGCGCGGCGCACCAGCCGGGCGGAGGACGCGGAGGCCACGGAGGGCGCGGACCCGGCGGAGGGCGCGGAGCCGACAGAGGGCGCCGACGCCACCGAGGCCGTCGACGTCGCGGCGGCGAGTCCGGCGGCCGGTTCGGCGGTCGCGGCGGGGAGCCCGGCGGTCGCGGCCGACAGCGTCGCCTGA
- the proP gene encoding glycine betaine/L-proline transporter ProP: MPVPTDVEASASAPSRHHLLWRAVQRRKNPPLRRSDITVTEEKTVRKAVKAAALGNAMEWFDFGIYSYLAVTIGKVFFPSGNGTVQVLSSLATFAVAFLVRPVGGMFFGPLGDRIGRKKVLSFTMIMMASSTLAIGLIPGYAAIGFWSPALLILFRMLQGFSTGGEYGGASTFIAEYAPDKRRGYFGSFLEFGTLIGYTAAAGLVTILTVTLADSSMNSWGWRIPFLAAAPIGLVGLYLRLKLDDTPAFQKLEDEGSTSAGERESLPFWQVFRTQWRAMALCIALVAAYNITDYMLLSYMPTYLSDTLHYSSTSALVSIIIVMLVLMAAITFVGRYSDRIGRKPVLMAGSVGFLVLAVPCFLLIKQGGVVPVFAGLLLLGLCLLPYVSVMSASLPALFPTNVRYGSLSIAFNISVSLFGGTTPLVTEGLISSTGDDLMPAYYTMLAAVVGIIAAAVMKETARKPLEGSPPAVATKEEAIALVESQRS, translated from the coding sequence GTGCCTGTCCCGACCGATGTCGAAGCCTCCGCGTCCGCACCCTCCCGGCACCACCTGCTCTGGCGTGCTGTCCAGCGACGCAAGAACCCTCCACTGCGCCGGAGCGACATCACGGTCACCGAAGAGAAGACCGTCCGGAAAGCGGTGAAGGCCGCCGCACTGGGAAACGCCATGGAATGGTTCGACTTCGGGATCTACAGCTATCTCGCGGTCACCATCGGCAAAGTCTTCTTCCCGTCCGGTAATGGCACGGTCCAGGTGCTCTCCTCCCTCGCGACATTCGCGGTGGCCTTTCTGGTCCGCCCGGTGGGAGGCATGTTCTTCGGACCCCTGGGCGACCGGATCGGCCGTAAGAAGGTCCTGTCCTTCACCATGATCATGATGGCGTCCAGCACGCTCGCCATCGGGCTGATCCCCGGCTATGCCGCCATCGGCTTCTGGTCACCGGCGCTGCTCATCCTCTTCCGTATGCTCCAGGGATTCTCCACCGGCGGGGAATACGGCGGCGCCTCCACCTTCATCGCCGAATACGCGCCCGACAAGCGCCGTGGGTACTTCGGCAGCTTTCTGGAGTTCGGCACGCTGATCGGCTACACCGCGGCGGCCGGACTGGTCACCATCCTGACCGTGACGCTCGCCGACTCCTCCATGAATTCCTGGGGTTGGCGCATCCCGTTCCTGGCCGCCGCGCCGATCGGCCTCGTCGGGCTGTATCTGCGGCTGAAGCTGGACGACACCCCCGCCTTCCAGAAGCTGGAGGACGAGGGCTCCACCAGCGCCGGGGAGCGCGAGAGCCTGCCGTTCTGGCAGGTGTTCCGCACCCAGTGGCGTGCGATGGCGCTGTGCATCGCGCTGGTCGCCGCGTACAACATCACCGACTACATGCTGCTGTCCTACATGCCGACCTATCTGTCGGACACCCTCCACTACAGCAGCACCAGCGCCCTGGTCTCGATCATCATCGTGATGCTGGTGCTCATGGCGGCCATCACCTTCGTCGGCCGGTACTCCGACCGCATCGGCCGCAAGCCCGTGCTGATGGCCGGGTCCGTGGGCTTCCTGGTGCTCGCCGTGCCGTGCTTCCTGCTCATCAAGCAGGGCGGGGTGGTCCCGGTCTTCGCCGGGCTGCTGCTCCTGGGGCTGTGTCTGCTGCCGTATGTGAGCGTGATGTCCGCCTCGCTGCCCGCGCTCTTCCCGACGAATGTGCGCTACGGCTCGCTCTCCATCGCCTTCAACATCTCCGTCTCGCTCTTCGGCGGCACCACGCCGCTGGTGACCGAGGGCCTGATCAGCAGCACCGGGGACGATCTGATGCCCGCCTACTACACGATGCTCGCCGCCGTCGTCGGCATCATCGCCGCCGCCGTGATGAAGGAGACGGCGCGGAAGCCGCTGGAGGGCTCGCCGCCCGCCGTGGCCACCAAGGAGGAGGCCATCGCGCTCGTGGAGTCCCAGCGCTCCTGA
- a CDS encoding sigma-70 family RNA polymerase sigma factor: protein MREPVYIGGPAARGPDPEELLQMVARGDQNAFGALYDAVSGPVLGLTRSLLRNPAQAEEVTQEVLVEVWRSAARFDPGRGSAMAWIMTVAHRRAVDRVRSAQAASDREERAALLSRTPAFDEVTEQVEARLEREQVRRCMRTLTELQRQSVTLAYYRGRSYREVAELLSLPLGTVKTRLRDGLIRLRDCMGVGA, encoded by the coding sequence GTGAGAGAACCCGTGTACATCGGCGGACCGGCCGCGCGCGGACCGGACCCCGAGGAGTTGCTCCAGATGGTGGCCCGCGGGGACCAGAACGCGTTCGGAGCCCTCTACGACGCCGTCAGCGGGCCGGTCCTGGGGCTGACGCGCAGCCTGCTGCGCAACCCGGCGCAGGCCGAGGAGGTCACACAGGAGGTCCTGGTCGAGGTGTGGCGGTCCGCGGCGCGGTTCGACCCGGGCCGGGGCAGCGCCATGGCCTGGATCATGACGGTGGCGCACCGGCGCGCCGTGGACCGGGTGCGCTCGGCGCAGGCCGCCTCCGACCGCGAGGAGCGCGCCGCGCTGCTGTCCCGTACTCCGGCGTTCGACGAGGTGACCGAGCAGGTGGAGGCCAGGCTGGAGCGCGAGCAGGTGCGCCGGTGCATGCGGACGCTGACCGAGTTGCAGCGGCAGTCGGTGACGCTCGCCTACTACCGGGGCCGCTCCTACCGTGAGGTGGCGGAGCTGCTGTCGCTGCCGCTCGGGACCGTGAAGACCAGACTCCGGGACGGGCTCATCCGGCTCCGGGACTGCATGGGGGTCGGCGCATGA
- a CDS encoding cryptochrome/photolyase family protein, translated as MSTSLSVFTSDLRLSDNPVLRGATRSAERVVPLFVVDRGLAGTGFAVPNRVAFLADALADLDAGLRERGGRLVVRRGDAVAEILRAARQADAEEVHIAGGVSGYATRREQRLREALEADGRRLRVHGAVVTAVEPGEVAPAGKDHFAVFTPYFRAWQRAGLREALTAPRTVSVPSGLRSEPVAAVTSLAPGSPSPGLPEGGETAGRRRVRSWWRSGLADYADRQDDLAGDATSRLSPYLHFGCLSPVELVHRARKAGGAGADAFVRQLAWRDFHHQVLAARPDAAHADYRPRGDRWRHDEAEIAAWKAGRTGYPLVDAGMRQLRHEGWMHNRARLLVAGFLTKTLYQDWRIGARHFLDLLVDGDLANNQLNWQWAAGTGTDTRPNRVLNPLTQARRFDPDGAYVRRWVPELAEVTGSGVHTPWRLPKAERDRLDYPGPIVDLQEGLARFRDARG; from the coding sequence ATGAGCACGTCCCTCTCCGTCTTCACCTCCGATCTGCGGCTGTCCGACAACCCCGTGCTGCGCGGTGCGACGCGCTCCGCCGAGCGGGTCGTTCCGCTGTTCGTCGTGGACCGCGGCCTGGCCGGGACGGGGTTCGCCGTCCCCAACCGGGTGGCGTTCCTCGCGGACGCCCTGGCCGATCTCGACGCGGGGCTGCGCGAGCGCGGCGGGCGGCTGGTGGTCCGCCGGGGCGACGCGGTGGCGGAGATCCTGCGGGCGGCCCGGCAGGCGGACGCGGAGGAGGTGCATATCGCGGGCGGGGTGAGCGGCTACGCCACCCGCCGCGAACAGCGGCTGCGCGAGGCGCTGGAGGCGGACGGGCGGCGGCTGCGGGTGCACGGCGCGGTGGTGACGGCGGTGGAGCCGGGCGAGGTGGCCCCGGCGGGCAAGGACCACTTCGCGGTCTTCACCCCGTACTTCCGCGCCTGGCAGCGGGCCGGGCTGCGCGAGGCGCTCACCGCGCCGCGCACGGTGAGCGTGCCGTCCGGGCTGCGCTCGGAGCCGGTGGCGGCGGTCACCTCGCTCGCCCCGGGCAGCCCCTCCCCCGGGCTGCCCGAGGGCGGGGAGACGGCGGGCCGCCGCCGGGTCCGCTCCTGGTGGCGGTCGGGGCTCGCGGACTACGCCGACCGGCAGGACGATCTGGCGGGCGACGCCACCTCCCGGCTCTCCCCGTATCTGCACTTCGGCTGTCTGTCCCCGGTGGAGCTGGTGCACCGGGCGCGGAAGGCGGGCGGCGCGGGCGCCGACGCCTTCGTACGGCAGCTTGCCTGGCGGGACTTCCACCACCAGGTGCTGGCCGCCCGGCCGGACGCCGCACACGCCGACTACCGCCCGCGGGGCGACCGGTGGCGCCACGACGAGGCGGAGATCGCGGCCTGGAAGGCGGGCCGCACCGGCTATCCGCTGGTCGACGCCGGGATGCGGCAGTTGCGCCACGAGGGCTGGATGCACAACCGGGCGCGGCTGCTGGTGGCCGGCTTCCTCACCAAGACGCTCTACCAGGACTGGCGGATCGGCGCCCGGCACTTCCTGGACCTGCTGGTGGACGGGGATCTGGCCAACAACCAGCTCAACTGGCAGTGGGCGGCGGGCACCGGCACCGACACCCGTCCCAACCGGGTCCTCAATCCGCTGACGCAGGCCCGGCGGTTCGACCCGGACGGCGCGTATGTGCGGCGCTGGGTGCCGGAGCTGGCCGAGGTGACCGGCTCCGGCGTCCATACGCCCTGGCGGCTGCCGAAGGCCGAGCGGGACCGGCTGGACTACCCCGGCCCGATCGTGGACCTCCAGGAGGGCCTGGCCCGCTTCCGGGACGCCCGGGGGTGA
- a CDS encoding isocitrate lyase/PEP mutase family protein: protein MLYGNALRKAISSSGTTPLIGIYDMYSASIAAQHYNGFFVSGFGFAASHYGLPDIGFIAWPDMLAFVERLRLAFPEHHLLVDIDDGYVDPEVACHVVQRLERTGACGVILEDQRRPRRCGHAEGKLTLPLEEYLEKLQLVLSSRKDMVVVARTDATEEPEILRRAAALAETDADVVLVDGVRSVEWIRKVRKVIGDKPLLFNQIAGGKSPRLSLSELSDLGVDVAIYSTPCLFAAHGAIDGALSDLKTADGRLPDTREAAAIGVKGATELLEKNISRHHGHRQPARV, encoded by the coding sequence ATGCTCTATGGCAATGCCCTCCGAAAGGCCATCAGTTCATCCGGCACCACACCTCTCATCGGCATCTACGACATGTACTCGGCGTCCATCGCCGCACAGCACTACAACGGCTTCTTCGTATCCGGATTCGGGTTCGCCGCATCACATTACGGGCTGCCCGACATCGGCTTCATCGCCTGGCCCGACATGCTCGCCTTCGTGGAGCGGCTGCGTCTCGCCTTCCCCGAGCACCATCTGCTCGTGGACATCGACGACGGCTATGTGGATCCCGAGGTCGCCTGCCATGTGGTGCAGCGACTGGAGCGCACCGGGGCCTGTGGGGTGATCCTGGAGGACCAGCGGCGCCCGCGCCGCTGCGGCCACGCGGAGGGCAAGCTGACCCTGCCGCTCGAGGAGTACCTCGAAAAGCTCCAACTGGTGCTGAGCAGCAGGAAGGACATGGTGGTGGTGGCGCGCACGGACGCCACCGAGGAGCCCGAGATCCTGCGGCGGGCGGCCGCGCTGGCGGAGACGGACGCGGATGTCGTCCTCGTCGACGGGGTGCGCAGCGTGGAGTGGATCCGCAAGGTCCGCAAGGTCATCGGCGACAAACCCCTGCTGTTCAACCAGATCGCGGGCGGGAAGTCGCCACGGCTCTCGCTGTCCGAGCTGTCCGACCTGGGGGTGGATGTCGCCATTTACAGCACCCCTTGCCTCTTCGCCGCCCATGGGGCGATCGACGGGGCGCTGAGCGATCTCAAAACGGCGGACGGGCGGCTGCCGGACACCCGGGAGGCCGCGGCCATCGGGGTCAAGGGCGCCACGGAACTGCTGGAGAAGAACATCAGCAGGCACCACGGCCACCGTCAGCCCGCCAGGGTCTGA
- a CDS encoding bile acid:sodium symporter family protein codes for MIDVTWKSWPLSWPGRLGRAVDPYVAALLGTVALAALLPASGAAATAVGEAADLAIGLLFFLYGSRLSTREALNGLRQWRLHLVVGASTFALFPLLGLAAGGLAPFLLTDRLSTGLLFLCVVPSTVQSSVALTSTARGNVPAAICAGTYSSLLGMIATPLLAAWLIGSDVRFSAEGLLAIATQLLLPFLAGQALRRWTARFIGRHKKVLALLDRGSILLVVYTAFSRGMTEGIWNQITFARLCALLGLAAALLGLALSATSFTARRLGFSREDRVTIVFCGSNKSLATGLSMAAVLFGDAAGPVILPLMLFHQLQLMVCAVIAGRWSRRVPEAEPASGGQVQVTEATK; via the coding sequence GTGATTGATGTGACGTGGAAGTCCTGGCCGCTGTCGTGGCCGGGCCGGCTCGGGAGGGCGGTCGACCCCTATGTCGCCGCCCTCCTCGGGACGGTCGCGCTGGCGGCGCTGCTGCCCGCGAGCGGGGCGGCGGCCACGGCCGTCGGCGAGGCCGCGGACCTCGCGATCGGGCTGCTCTTCTTCCTCTACGGTTCGCGGCTGTCCACCCGCGAGGCGCTGAACGGCCTGCGGCAGTGGAGGCTGCACCTGGTGGTGGGCGCGAGCACCTTCGCGCTCTTCCCGCTGCTGGGGCTGGCCGCAGGCGGCCTCGCCCCGTTCCTCCTCACCGACCGGCTCTCCACCGGACTGCTCTTCCTGTGTGTCGTGCCCTCGACCGTCCAGTCCTCGGTCGCCCTCACCTCCACCGCGCGGGGCAATGTCCCGGCCGCCATCTGCGCGGGTACGTACTCCAGCCTGCTCGGCATGATCGCCACCCCGCTGCTCGCGGCGTGGCTGATCGGCTCGGACGTGCGCTTCTCGGCCGAGGGGCTGCTGGCCATCGCCACCCAGTTGCTGCTCCCCTTCCTCGCCGGGCAGGCGCTGCGCCGCTGGACCGCCCGCTTCATCGGCCGCCACAAGAAGGTGCTCGCCCTCCTGGACCGGGGCTCGATCCTGCTCGTGGTCTATACGGCGTTCAGCCGGGGCATGACGGAGGGCATCTGGAACCAGATCACCTTTGCCCGGCTGTGCGCGCTGCTGGGGCTGGCCGCTGCGCTGCTGGGGCTGGCCCTCAGCGCGACGTCGTTCACCGCGCGGCGGCTGGGCTTCAGCCGGGAGGACCGCGTCACCATCGTCTTCTGCGGCTCCAACAAATCCCTGGCCACCGGGCTGTCGATGGCGGCGGTGCTGTTCGGCGACGCGGCCGGGCCGGTGATCCTTCCGCTGATGCTCTTCCATCAACTGCAACTGATGGTGTGCGCGGTCATCGCGGGGCGCTGGTCCCGCCGGGTGCCGGAGGCCGAGCCCGCTTCCGGCGGGCAGGTGCAGGTCACCGAGGCGACGAAGTAG
- a CDS encoding 4a-hydroxytetrahydrobiopterin dehydratase, which translates to MAVQPLTDQEIQQRVEQLPGWSFADDRLSRTYVFKGHPQAAGMVAEIATIQEELDHHSDLTLGYNKVGVSVNTHSAGGKVTGLDFELAGRIEEIAPQHGARAD; encoded by the coding sequence ATGGCAGTCCAGCCACTCACCGACCAGGAGATCCAGCAGCGTGTGGAGCAGCTTCCCGGCTGGTCGTTCGCGGACGACCGGCTCTCGCGGACGTATGTCTTCAAGGGGCATCCGCAGGCGGCCGGGATGGTGGCGGAGATCGCCACGATCCAGGAGGAGCTCGACCACCACTCCGATCTGACCCTCGGCTACAACAAGGTCGGCGTCTCGGTGAACACCCACAGCGCCGGGGGCAAGGTGACCGGGCTCGACTTCGAGCTCGCCGGCCGGATCGAGGAGATCGCCCCGCAGCACGGCGCCCGCGCCGACTGA
- a CDS encoding helix-turn-helix domain-containing protein, with product MTTAAPPRVGTLLREWRDRRRLSQLELALRADSSARHISFIETGRSRPSQAMVLRLADHLDVPVRERNALLIAAGYAPHYPERSVDDPSMSALRASLERLLTGYEPYPALVVDGTYGVLAANRGIAALLEGVAEHLLKPPLNAMRLTLHPEGLAPRIRNLREWRGHLLDQMDRQLALMRSSPLRALYDEVAAYPLPETGGRETATAGDTPPFALPMMIEHGGRVLSFISTIATFNTPMDVTVSELAIETFLPADPETAAALGEFSRS from the coding sequence ATGACGACTGCCGCGCCGCCCCGGGTGGGCACACTGCTGCGCGAGTGGCGGGACCGCCGCCGGTTGAGCCAGCTCGAGCTCGCGCTGCGCGCCGACTCCTCCGCCCGCCACATCAGCTTCATCGAGACCGGCCGGTCGCGGCCCAGCCAGGCGATGGTGCTCCGGCTCGCCGACCATCTCGACGTCCCCGTCCGCGAGCGCAACGCCCTGCTGATCGCCGCCGGTTACGCCCCGCACTATCCGGAGCGGTCGGTGGACGACCCTTCGATGAGCGCCCTGCGCGCATCGCTGGAGCGGCTGCTGACGGGCTACGAGCCGTATCCGGCGCTCGTGGTGGACGGCACCTATGGGGTGCTGGCGGCCAACCGGGGCATCGCGGCGCTCCTGGAGGGGGTGGCGGAGCATCTGCTGAAGCCGCCGCTGAACGCGATGCGCCTCACCCTCCACCCCGAGGGTCTCGCCCCGCGCATCCGCAACCTCCGCGAATGGCGTGGCCATCTGCTGGACCAGATGGACCGGCAGCTTGCGCTGATGCGCTCCTCGCCGCTGCGCGCGCTCTACGACGAGGTGGCCGCCTATCCGCTGCCCGAGACCGGCGGCCGGGAGACGGCGACCGCCGGTGACACCCCGCCCTTCGCCCTGCCGATGATGATCGAGCACGGCGGGCGGGTGCTGTCGTTCATCTCGACGATCGCGACCTTCAACACCCCGATGGACGTCACGGTCTCCGAGCTGGCCATCGAGACGTTCCTCCCGGCCGACCCGGAGACCGCCGCCGCGCTGGGAGAGTTCAGCCGGTCGTAG